Proteins encoded within one genomic window of Amycolatopsis sp. 2-15:
- a CDS encoding response regulator, which yields MIKLMFADDEELVRSGLRAMMSGAADIEIVGEASDGRSAVEVARRYHPDVALLDIKMRAPDDGIRALRAILALPDPPMVAMLTTFDIDEYVSLALRLGANGFLLKDIDPSALLRAIRDLAKGGAVLDPGVAARMVQSHRDEQRAAQPARKLLASLSEREREVVALIGQGLSNAEIGGRLHLSEATVKGYVSAVLSKIGAANRVQAALLAYRGGLLDQ from the coding sequence TTGATCAAGCTCATGTTCGCGGACGACGAGGAACTGGTTCGTTCGGGCCTGCGCGCCATGATGTCCGGGGCCGCGGACATCGAGATCGTGGGTGAGGCGAGCGACGGCAGATCCGCGGTGGAGGTGGCGCGGCGCTATCACCCCGACGTGGCGCTGCTCGACATCAAGATGCGCGCGCCCGACGACGGGATTCGCGCGCTGCGGGCCATCCTCGCGCTGCCGGACCCGCCCATGGTCGCGATGCTGACGACGTTCGACATCGACGAGTACGTGAGCCTCGCGCTGCGGCTCGGCGCCAACGGCTTCCTGCTGAAGGACATTGACCCCTCGGCTCTCCTGCGCGCCATCCGTGACCTGGCCAAAGGCGGCGCCGTGCTGGACCCGGGCGTGGCGGCGCGCATGGTCCAGTCCCATCGCGACGAGCAGCGGGCCGCGCAGCCGGCGCGCAAGCTCCTCGCCTCGCTCTCGGAACGGGAGCGCGAGGTGGTCGCGCTGATCGGACAGGGGTTGTCGAACGCGGAGATCGGCGGGCGGCTGCACCTGTCGGAGGCCACGGTGAAGGGATACGTGTCCGCGGTGCTCTCCAAGATCGGCGCCGCCAACCGCGTGCAGGCCGCGCTGCTGGCCTACCGCGGCGGGCTGCTCGACCAGTAG
- the rph gene encoding rifamycin-inactivating phosphotransferase — protein MGVTELVLDFGEIDRSQVDLAGGKGAHLGELSRIEGVLVPPGYCVTTRAFRQVLAEVPAFESALDRLARLDPDDRDPIAELSAQIRAVVSAAAVPDDVAAALIAPVEPGAAYAVRSSATAEDLPTASFAGQQDTYLNVVGPAAVREHIRLCWASLFTDRAVTYRLRNGFDHRRVHMAVVVQRMVLSEASGILFTADPITSNRKVTTVDAGFGLGEALVSGLVNADSYRVREGEIVEKTVSAKQLAIHAVPGGGTREDTIAPEEQERPALTDEQVLELERLGRRIEAQFGRPQDIEWCLADGEFQVVQSRPITTLFPIPPAADEGNHVYLSVGHQQMMTDAMRPLGLSVWQLTTPRPMAEAGSRLFVDATPGLATKAGRAGYLEMMGASDPLMRDALQTVLDRGFLPEPTEGGAAPLPFGVAPEPIETNPAIVHGLIAESKASLAALERDIREKRGAELFDFILADLQELRRLLFNPHSHQAIMAGMDATTWLNEHLHEWLGEENAADTLSQSAPDNVSSEMGLALLDVADVLRPHAKVVAFLRTVRNEGFLDELPELPGGSEARDAILAYLDTYGMRCVGEIDITRPRWSERPSTLLPVLLGNVDNFEPGAARRRFDQGLREAGQKEQELLERLRILPDGARKAEETKAMIDRLRTFVGYREYPKYGMISRYFQYKKALLAEAERLVEAGVLEAPEDSFSLRFQELHEVARTGVADADLIRRRKEQFEADQALTPQRVLTSEGETVSGSYRRSDAPAGALPGLPVSTGTVEGRARVVLDLAEADLDADDILVTAYTDPSWSPVFVTIAGLVTEVGGLMTHGAVVAREYGLPAVVGVNQATRLIRDGQRIRVNGTNGYVELLD, from the coding sequence GTGGGCGTAACCGAGCTCGTGCTGGATTTCGGAGAGATCGACCGGAGCCAGGTCGACCTCGCCGGAGGCAAGGGTGCGCACCTGGGGGAGCTATCGCGGATCGAGGGCGTGCTGGTGCCGCCCGGGTATTGCGTGACGACACGTGCTTTTCGGCAGGTGCTGGCGGAGGTGCCGGCGTTCGAGAGCGCGCTGGACCGCCTGGCCCGGCTGGATCCCGACGACCGGGACCCGATCGCGGAGCTGAGCGCGCAGATCCGTGCGGTCGTTTCCGCGGCAGCCGTTCCGGACGACGTGGCGGCCGCGCTGATCGCGCCGGTGGAGCCGGGAGCCGCCTACGCCGTGCGCTCCAGCGCGACGGCTGAAGACCTGCCGACGGCCTCGTTCGCCGGCCAGCAGGACACGTACCTGAACGTCGTCGGGCCGGCGGCGGTCCGCGAGCACATCCGGCTCTGCTGGGCCTCGCTGTTCACCGACCGGGCCGTGACCTACCGTCTGCGCAACGGTTTCGACCACCGCCGGGTCCACATGGCCGTGGTGGTGCAGCGGATGGTGCTGTCGGAGGCGTCCGGGATCCTGTTCACGGCCGACCCGATCACGTCGAACCGGAAGGTCACGACCGTCGACGCCGGGTTCGGCCTCGGCGAAGCGCTCGTCTCCGGGCTGGTGAACGCCGACAGCTACCGGGTGCGCGAAGGGGAAATCGTCGAGAAGACGGTGTCGGCCAAGCAGCTCGCCATCCACGCGGTGCCCGGCGGCGGCACCCGGGAGGACACGATCGCGCCGGAGGAGCAGGAGCGCCCGGCGCTGACCGACGAGCAGGTGCTGGAGCTGGAACGGCTGGGCCGCCGCATCGAAGCGCAGTTCGGCCGGCCCCAGGACATCGAGTGGTGCCTGGCCGACGGCGAGTTCCAGGTCGTGCAGAGCCGGCCGATCACCACGCTGTTCCCGATCCCGCCTGCCGCCGACGAGGGCAACCACGTCTACCTCTCGGTCGGGCACCAGCAGATGATGACCGACGCGATGCGGCCGCTCGGCCTGTCCGTGTGGCAGCTGACCACGCCGCGGCCCATGGCGGAGGCGGGCAGCCGGCTGTTCGTCGACGCCACCCCCGGCTTGGCGACGAAGGCCGGGCGCGCCGGGTACCTGGAGATGATGGGGGCGTCCGATCCGCTGATGCGCGACGCGCTGCAGACCGTGCTCGACCGCGGTTTCCTGCCGGAGCCGACCGAAGGCGGCGCCGCTCCCCTGCCGTTCGGCGTCGCACCCGAGCCGATCGAGACGAACCCCGCGATCGTCCACGGGCTGATCGCGGAGAGCAAAGCGTCGCTGGCCGCGCTCGAGCGTGATATCCGGGAGAAACGCGGTGCGGAGTTGTTCGACTTCATCCTCGCGGATCTGCAGGAACTGCGGCGGCTGTTGTTCAACCCGCACAGTCACCAGGCGATCATGGCCGGAATGGACGCGACGACGTGGCTGAACGAACACCTGCACGAATGGCTGGGCGAGGAGAACGCCGCCGACACGCTCTCGCAGTCCGCGCCCGACAACGTCTCGTCGGAAATGGGCCTCGCCCTGCTGGATGTCGCCGATGTCCTCCGCCCGCACGCAAAGGTGGTGGCGTTTCTCCGGACCGTGCGGAACGAGGGCTTCCTGGACGAACTTCCCGAGTTGCCGGGCGGAAGTGAAGCACGGGACGCGATCCTGGCGTATCTCGACACTTATGGCATGCGGTGCGTCGGCGAAATCGACATCACACGGCCGCGGTGGAGCGAACGTCCCAGCACGCTGCTGCCCGTGTTGCTCGGCAACGTCGACAACTTCGAACCCGGGGCGGCCCGGCGGCGTTTCGACCAAGGGCTGCGGGAAGCCGGGCAGAAAGAACAGGAACTGCTGGAGCGTTTGCGGATTCTGCCCGACGGCGCGCGAAAAGCCGAAGAGACCAAGGCGATGATCGACCGGCTGCGCACCTTTGTCGGCTACCGTGAATACCCCAAGTACGGGATGATCAGCCGCTATTTCCAGTACAAGAAGGCGCTGCTGGCCGAGGCCGAACGGCTCGTCGAGGCCGGTGTGCTCGAGGCGCCGGAGGACAGCTTTTCGCTGCGGTTCCAGGAACTGCACGAGGTCGCCCGCACCGGAGTCGCCGACGCGGACCTCATCCGCCGGCGCAAGGAACAGTTCGAGGCCGACCAGGCGCTCACCCCGCAGCGGGTGCTCACCTCCGAGGGCGAAACCGTCTCCGGGAGCTACCGGCGTTCGGACGCACCGGCCGGGGCGCTGCCCGGCCTGCCGGTGTCCACCGGCACGGTCGAGGGCCGCGCCCGCGTCGTCCTGGACCTCGCCGAAGCCGACCTGGACGCGGACGACATCCTCGTGACCGCCTACACCGACCCCAGCTGGTCACCGGTGTTCGTGACGATCGCCGGCCTGGTCACGGAGGTCGGCGGCCTGATGACCCACGGCGCGGTCGTCGCCCGCGAATACGGCCTGCCCGCCGTCGTCGGCGTCAACCAGGCCACCCGGCTGATCCGCGACGGGCAGCGGATCCGCGTGAACGGCACCAACGGCTACGTCGAGCTCCTCGACTGA
- a CDS encoding DUF4190 domain-containing protein, with the protein MSTPDNPEQYQQYPAGQSAPFAAPPVGAGYGQQQPVGGAPRNGFGVTALVLGIIALVLCWTVWGGIILGVLALIFGILGVKRANRGQATNKGASIAGIVTGSIGLVIGAVILIAIGSIFASYGSQLSDLQDCLNKAGTDSSQIQSCRQQFSDNVQNR; encoded by the coding sequence GTGAGCACGCCCGACAACCCTGAGCAGTACCAGCAGTACCCGGCCGGCCAGAGCGCCCCCTTCGCGGCTCCGCCGGTCGGCGCCGGTTACGGGCAGCAGCAGCCCGTGGGCGGCGCGCCGCGCAACGGGTTCGGCGTTACGGCCCTCGTGCTGGGCATCATCGCCCTCGTCCTGTGCTGGACGGTGTGGGGCGGCATCATCCTGGGCGTCCTCGCGCTGATCTTCGGCATCCTCGGCGTCAAGCGCGCCAACCGCGGCCAGGCGACGAACAAGGGTGCCTCGATCGCCGGCATCGTCACCGGCAGCATCGGCCTGGTCATCGGTGCGGTGATCCTCATCGCGATCGGCTCGATCTTCGCGTCGTACGGCAGCCAGCTCAGCGACCTGCAGGACTGCCTGAACAAGGCCGGCACCGACAGCTCGCAGATCCAGAGCTGCCGGCAGCAGTTCAGCGACAACGTGCAGAACCGCTGA
- a CDS encoding tyrosine-type recombinase/integrase, with protein sequence MARPPLPLGTWGKIRTYALTGGHRAVANYKDYDGVTRPVERVGATKTQAVNNLLEALRDRARRSSDGEIKPDTKVSVAASMWLKEVDESSKAARTKREYRDTWNRYLAGPLGERRVGDVRVSTVNRVIIETRDRHGRGAASHPKVVLSGIFSLVVRHDALDKNPVREIESLGTRKRKKERMVNSASISRVLGVFHASEDAKRWDLVDMADVLSGLGCRIGELLALDWDTSINFDAGTVRFHGTVIRVTGQGLFVQDHTKSRAGMRTVRPPAWVMDILKRRHADATSAWVFPSAAETLRDPDNTRARIRRVVAQTPFKGLHPHDFRHYVAGVLDDAGLTAREIADYLGHERISTTQEDYMERGVVGEDVGPALAARPKIELPKHEG encoded by the coding sequence ATGGCGCGTCCACCGCTGCCCCTCGGTACCTGGGGCAAGATCAGGACGTACGCGCTGACAGGCGGACACCGCGCCGTAGCGAACTACAAGGACTACGACGGTGTTACGCGTCCGGTGGAGCGTGTCGGGGCTACGAAGACCCAGGCCGTCAACAACTTGCTTGAAGCGCTTCGCGATCGTGCGCGGCGCAGCAGCGACGGCGAGATCAAGCCCGACACGAAGGTGTCCGTTGCAGCGTCAATGTGGCTCAAAGAGGTGGACGAATCGAGCAAGGCCGCTCGGACCAAGCGGGAGTATCGCGACACGTGGAATCGCTACCTCGCGGGTCCGCTGGGTGAGCGGCGTGTCGGTGACGTGCGCGTCTCAACAGTGAACCGGGTGATCATCGAGACGCGCGATCGCCACGGCCGTGGGGCGGCATCACACCCGAAGGTCGTGCTGTCCGGGATCTTCAGCCTCGTTGTTCGGCATGACGCTCTCGACAAGAACCCGGTGAGGGAGATCGAGAGCCTCGGTACCCGGAAGCGGAAAAAGGAGCGCATGGTCAATTCCGCAAGCATTAGTCGGGTGCTGGGCGTGTTCCATGCGTCCGAGGATGCGAAGCGGTGGGACCTCGTCGACATGGCCGACGTGCTGTCTGGGCTTGGCTGTCGCATCGGTGAGCTTCTCGCACTCGATTGGGACACGTCGATCAACTTCGACGCTGGGACGGTGCGGTTTCACGGCACCGTGATCCGGGTTACCGGACAAGGACTGTTCGTCCAGGACCACACCAAGAGCCGTGCCGGGATGCGCACCGTACGGCCCCCGGCTTGGGTCATGGACATCCTGAAGAGGCGCCACGCCGACGCCACGTCCGCGTGGGTGTTTCCTTCGGCTGCGGAGACGCTCAGAGATCCGGACAACACTCGCGCGCGGATCCGCAGGGTGGTCGCCCAGACGCCGTTCAAAGGGTTGCACCCGCACGACTTCCGGCACTACGTCGCCGGCGTCCTCGACGATGCAGGGTTGACGGCGCGCGAGATTGCCGACTACCTCGGGCACGAGCGCATCAGCACGACCCAGGAGGACTACATGGAGCGCGGGGTTGTCGGCGAGGACGTCGGCCCAGCGCTGGCGGCTCGCCCGAAGATTGAACTTCCCAAACACGAGGGTTAA
- a CDS encoding helix-turn-helix transcriptional regulator — translation MDKKLLSVDDLAGYLDVPVNTVYQWRKTGKGPKGYKIGKYVRFRADEVDAWIDGQGTA, via the coding sequence ATGGACAAGAAACTGCTCAGCGTGGATGACCTCGCCGGCTACCTCGACGTGCCGGTCAACACCGTCTACCAGTGGCGCAAGACTGGCAAGGGCCCCAAGGGCTACAAGATTGGCAAGTACGTCCGGTTCCGGGCCGACGAGGTCGATGCCTGGATCGACGGCCAGGGAACGGCCTGA
- a CDS encoding replication initiator produces the protein MHTLEDRLAARVQALDYDTWRAKVHAVNGCARPIRLSGAHQLQDATTGQVLHHHGGDIFAPCGNRRESVCPSCSDRYAADAFHLIRAGLIGGHKGVPETVTDRPRAFVTLTAPSFGHVHHARTSARGKRIPCGCGEFHHDADTRVGTPLDPETYDYTGSVLWQAHAGALWQRFTTRLRREIAKRAGLKVREFTEQARLSYSKVAEYQRRGLVHFHAVVRLDGPEGATSPAPAWAHPDLLDDAVYAAAGAAYVSAHYPDGTPFTVVWGEQVDVRRIEPIGAAELEDDAGRISEGRLAAYIAKYATKGTGKSEAADRPIRSQLDIDFLKVSEHHRRMIQTAWNLGDLSAYEDLNLRRWAHMLGFRGHFLTKSRAYSTTFKDIRGDRRRYRLEETLERLGLADRADSIAVINAWDFDGAGYRDDAERELAAGIAERIRDDRKLKYSKENDHGQETAQRG, from the coding sequence ATGCACACGCTCGAAGACCGCCTCGCCGCCCGCGTCCAGGCCCTCGACTACGACACCTGGCGCGCCAAGGTCCACGCCGTCAATGGCTGCGCCCGCCCCATCCGGCTCTCCGGAGCCCACCAGCTCCAGGACGCGACCACCGGACAGGTGCTGCACCACCACGGCGGCGACATCTTCGCCCCGTGCGGCAACCGCCGCGAATCGGTGTGCCCATCCTGCTCGGACCGCTACGCCGCCGACGCGTTCCACCTCATCCGCGCCGGCCTCATCGGCGGGCACAAGGGCGTCCCCGAGACCGTCACCGACCGCCCCCGCGCCTTCGTCACCCTCACCGCCCCCTCGTTCGGGCACGTGCACCACGCCCGCACCAGCGCCCGGGGCAAGCGCATCCCCTGCGGCTGCGGGGAGTTCCACCACGACGCCGACACCCGCGTCGGCACCCCGCTCGACCCCGAGACCTACGACTACACCGGCTCGGTGCTCTGGCAGGCCCACGCCGGCGCCCTGTGGCAGCGCTTCACCACCCGCCTGCGCCGCGAGATCGCCAAACGCGCCGGGCTCAAGGTCCGCGAGTTCACCGAACAGGCCCGCCTCTCCTACTCCAAGGTGGCGGAGTACCAGCGGCGCGGCCTTGTGCACTTCCATGCCGTGGTCCGCCTCGACGGCCCCGAAGGCGCCACCAGCCCGGCCCCCGCATGGGCGCACCCGGACCTGCTCGACGACGCCGTCTACGCCGCCGCTGGAGCCGCCTACGTAAGCGCCCACTACCCCGACGGGACCCCGTTCACCGTCGTGTGGGGCGAACAGGTCGACGTCCGCCGCATCGAACCGATCGGTGCGGCAGAGCTGGAGGACGACGCTGGCCGGATCAGCGAGGGCCGCCTCGCCGCCTACATCGCCAAGTACGCCACCAAGGGCACCGGCAAAAGCGAAGCCGCCGACCGCCCCATCCGCTCGCAACTCGACATCGACTTTCTGAAGGTGAGCGAGCACCACCGCCGCATGATCCAAACCGCATGGAACCTCGGAGACCTGTCCGCCTACGAGGACCTCAATCTGCGCCGCTGGGCCCACATGCTCGGGTTCCGAGGCCACTTCCTCACCAAGTCCCGCGCCTACTCCACCACCTTCAAGGACATTCGCGGCGACCGCCGCCGTTACCGGCTCGAGGAAACCCTCGAGCGCCTCGGCCTGGCCGACCGGGCCGACTCCATCGCCGTGATCAACGCGTGGGACTTCGACGGCGCCGGCTACCGCGACGACGCCGAACGCGAACTCGCCGCCGGCATCGCCGAACGCATCCGAGACGACCGCAAACTCAAATACAGCAAGGAAAACGACCATGGACAAGAAACTGCTCAGCGTGGATGA
- a CDS encoding FtsK/SpoIIIE domain-containing protein — MKHPKSNRKVGSEFKGLKWTARHPGAVLAPAGLVASGIELGWSATGGVIGGTTLGLCAWYRAHPDTFDHYAAPRMRAWRRRWSTYFGPRFNRALRACDLYVVDRRTDEIRFPRVVKVRSHSPSVDTVTMEIPPGMGRRAFEDRLEILADALRVERIALERVKPGRVALVIERHEPFTDTIPAPDMPDESGAVDPGDVYIGETEYGTEWRQSILGKHIFIAGATGSGKNSIPLSLLRGLAPLIRDGLVRLWICDPKQMEFRKLAGIAHRYADEEGTCAELIHDFIEDIRRVQRDFAATGQRKITMSRETPLNLLIIDEIGALMAYGDGSIARTIRKDLAVAVSQGRATGHATMALVQEPTKDTVPVRDLFPIRICLRVTTQSHVDMVLGEGARLRGALADEIPEGEETAGIGFVIRPRSRVPQRVRSAYVADREIDDMVAFIARGLAGSPALTVVA, encoded by the coding sequence ATGAAACACCCCAAGTCCAACCGCAAGGTCGGGTCCGAGTTCAAGGGTCTCAAGTGGACTGCCCGTCACCCGGGCGCCGTGCTCGCCCCGGCCGGCCTCGTCGCCTCCGGGATTGAGCTGGGCTGGAGCGCCACCGGCGGCGTCATCGGTGGCACCACGCTGGGGCTGTGCGCCTGGTACCGGGCACACCCGGACACCTTCGACCACTACGCCGCACCCCGGATGCGGGCCTGGCGGCGGCGCTGGTCCACCTACTTCGGCCCCCGGTTCAACCGGGCGCTGCGGGCGTGTGACCTCTACGTGGTCGACCGCCGCACCGACGAGATCCGCTTCCCCCGGGTGGTCAAGGTGCGCTCGCACTCCCCGTCGGTGGACACGGTCACCATGGAGATCCCGCCCGGCATGGGCCGCCGCGCCTTCGAGGACCGACTCGAAATCCTCGCCGACGCCCTGCGCGTGGAGCGCATCGCCCTTGAACGGGTCAAGCCCGGCCGGGTCGCGCTGGTCATCGAACGCCACGAACCGTTCACCGACACCATTCCGGCCCCGGACATGCCCGACGAGTCCGGCGCCGTGGACCCGGGCGACGTCTACATCGGCGAAACCGAGTACGGCACCGAGTGGCGCCAGTCCATCCTCGGCAAGCACATCTTCATCGCCGGGGCCACCGGGTCGGGCAAGAACTCGATCCCGCTGTCCCTGCTGCGTGGCCTGGCTCCGCTGATCCGGGACGGGCTCGTGCGGCTGTGGATCTGCGACCCGAAGCAGATGGAGTTCCGCAAGCTGGCCGGCATCGCGCACCGCTATGCCGACGAGGAAGGCACCTGCGCGGAGCTGATCCACGACTTCATCGAGGACATCCGCCGGGTACAGCGTGACTTCGCCGCCACCGGGCAACGCAAGATCACCATGTCCCGGGAGACCCCGCTCAACCTGCTGATCATCGACGAGATCGGGGCTCTGATGGCCTACGGCGACGGCTCGATCGCCCGCACGATCCGTAAGGATCTCGCGGTGGCCGTGTCCCAGGGTCGCGCCACCGGGCACGCCACCATGGCACTGGTTCAGGAACCGACCAAGGACACCGTTCCGGTGCGGGACCTGTTCCCCATCCGCATCTGCCTGCGGGTGACCACGCAGTCCCACGTGGACATGGTTCTCGGGGAAGGCGCCCGCCTGCGTGGCGCGCTCGCTGACGAGATCCCCGAGGGCGAGGAAACCGCCGGCATCGGGTTCGTCATTCGCCCGCGCTCCCGGGTCCCGCAGCGGGTCCGCTCGGCCTACGTCGCCGATCGCGAGATCGACGACATGGTCGCCTTCATTGCGCGTGGCCTGGCTGGTTCCCCGGCGCTGACGGTGGTGGCCTAG
- a CDS encoding GntR family transcriptional regulator, which yields MTIGYRDLAAILRDAIKSGEYAPETTLPKQDELASLHGVNVNTVRKAIGTLEAEGLVTPVRRRGTVVRARPALRRLGAERYAKSKWKFGLVAFAADREASGATWNRSDQTNRVAKVEADDEVAEALGVELGSPVYERARLVKQDGHPTHTLTSYYRPDDVENTPIVDPKPGNASPGGGFAVLTMQGLEPDNMTETISARMPTPEEIDELELPAGEPVMILHRTTRTADGNPVEFARGVHAASRFSWTYTFKIPE from the coding sequence GTGACCATCGGCTACAGAGACCTGGCCGCCATCCTCCGGGACGCGATCAAGAGCGGCGAGTACGCGCCCGAGACGACGTTGCCTAAGCAAGACGAGCTGGCGAGCCTCCATGGGGTGAACGTCAACACCGTCCGGAAGGCAATCGGCACGCTCGAAGCAGAGGGGCTTGTGACACCGGTGCGACGTAGGGGCACCGTCGTCCGGGCGCGGCCGGCACTACGACGTCTGGGCGCGGAGCGCTACGCCAAGAGCAAATGGAAGTTCGGGCTCGTGGCGTTCGCGGCGGACCGAGAGGCGTCCGGCGCAACGTGGAACCGCTCCGACCAGACCAACCGCGTCGCGAAGGTCGAGGCCGACGACGAGGTCGCGGAAGCGCTGGGCGTTGAGTTGGGTAGCCCGGTTTACGAGCGAGCCCGGTTGGTCAAGCAAGACGGCCACCCCACCCACACGCTCACGAGCTACTACCGGCCGGACGACGTCGAGAACACGCCGATCGTTGACCCGAAGCCAGGCAACGCCTCGCCGGGTGGCGGGTTCGCAGTCCTGACGATGCAGGGTCTCGAGCCCGACAACATGACCGAGACGATCTCAGCGCGGATGCCGACTCCTGAAGAGATCGACGAACTCGAACTTCCCGCCGGCGAACCGGTGATGATCCTTCACCGGACGACACGGACTGCCGACGGCAACCCGGTGGAGTTCGCGCGAGGTGTCCACGCAGCGTCCCGGTTCTCGTGGACGTACACCTTCAAGATCCCCGAGTGA
- a CDS encoding YdcF family protein, with protein sequence MSDATIPDEVRADVETLWNYHRVDDELAPVDLAIGLGSHDPSVATYTAELYGRGLFPCVIFTGANAPTTVERFPRGEAVHYRELAIEAGMPDEAILVEPDATNTAENFEFSRKLVESHNLAVGTALILSRPYQQRRAYATAKKLWPKVDFLCSAVQQTIDDYVKSIGDTDRVINMLVGDTQRITVYAQAGYAVEQDVPDQVTTAYERLINAGYTDRLIQTS encoded by the coding sequence ATGTCCGACGCCACCATTCCCGACGAGGTGCGTGCCGACGTTGAAACGCTCTGGAACTACCACCGTGTTGACGACGAACTGGCACCCGTCGACCTCGCCATCGGGCTGGGCAGCCATGATCCGAGCGTTGCCACCTACACAGCAGAGTTGTACGGGCGTGGACTCTTTCCCTGCGTGATCTTCACCGGAGCGAACGCACCGACCACCGTCGAGCGGTTCCCGCGGGGCGAAGCCGTCCACTACCGCGAACTCGCTATCGAGGCTGGCATGCCGGACGAAGCCATCCTCGTGGAGCCCGACGCGACGAACACGGCAGAGAACTTTGAGTTCAGCCGGAAGCTGGTCGAGAGCCACAACCTCGCAGTCGGGACCGCCCTCATTCTCAGTCGCCCATACCAGCAGCGGCGCGCGTACGCGACAGCCAAGAAGCTGTGGCCGAAGGTCGACTTCCTGTGCTCGGCGGTTCAGCAGACCATCGACGACTACGTGAAAAGCATCGGCGACACGGACCGCGTGATCAACATGCTCGTCGGCGACACCCAACGGATCACGGTCTACGCCCAAGCCGGGTATGCAGTCGAGCAAGACGTGCCGGACCAGGTGACCACAGCCTACGAACGGCTCATCAACGCTGGCTATACCGACCGGCTCATCCAAACGTCCTGA
- a CDS encoding P-loop NTPase fold protein produces MAEEPELGYLGTAGAVSCYLARTERPWEADIDAIVISVGGTLGTLGHAVSRELPDADWETIGFDTITPELPQVLDIRNGGLESLRFALLATPHDGGSFQDPTLPAIAVATESVVRKAADVGAVALGLPLLGSGSLGFEPGAVADEAIPAAVKALPGVDGGSLQRLVFLCRDRATEDAILAAWNGETSAADLAGGVSSDRVDPTVGIPLERDRLGVAPYVSMMATVISDRSTPLPLSVGVFGEWGSGKSYSWGCCGKRSVGWQAPATPPTCMRLSRSASTPGTTPMPTCGPASATRSFAGSQGPARVRRNAA; encoded by the coding sequence ATGGCAGAGGAACCAGAACTGGGCTACCTCGGCACGGCGGGCGCGGTTTCGTGTTATCTGGCGCGAACGGAACGTCCGTGGGAAGCCGATATCGATGCCATCGTGATTTCCGTCGGCGGCACGCTCGGCACCCTCGGGCACGCGGTCAGCCGGGAGTTACCCGACGCGGACTGGGAAACGATCGGCTTCGACACGATCACTCCGGAGCTGCCACAAGTTCTCGACATCCGAAACGGCGGGCTCGAGTCCCTGCGTTTCGCATTGCTCGCGACGCCCCATGATGGTGGTTCGTTCCAAGACCCGACGCTGCCGGCGATTGCCGTGGCGACCGAATCCGTGGTGCGCAAGGCCGCAGACGTGGGCGCGGTCGCGTTGGGCTTGCCGCTGCTGGGCTCGGGCAGCCTCGGTTTCGAGCCGGGCGCAGTTGCTGACGAAGCGATTCCTGCGGCGGTGAAGGCGCTTCCAGGCGTCGACGGCGGAAGCCTCCAGCGGCTGGTTTTCCTCTGCCGCGACCGCGCGACGGAAGACGCGATCCTGGCGGCCTGGAACGGCGAGACGAGTGCGGCCGACCTGGCCGGTGGTGTTTCGAGTGATCGGGTCGACCCCACCGTCGGGATTCCGCTCGAGCGCGACCGCCTCGGCGTCGCGCCGTACGTGTCCATGATGGCGACGGTGATCTCCGACCGCAGCACCCCGTTGCCGTTGTCCGTAGGGGTTTTCGGTGAGTGGGGCTCCGGCAAGAGCTACTCATGGGGCTGCTGCGGGAAGAGGTCGGTCGGCTGGCAAGCTCCGGCAACCCCGCCTACGTGCATGAGGTTGTCCAGATCGGCTTCAACGCCTGGCACTACGCCGATGCCAACCTGTGGGCCAGCCTCGGCGACGAGATCTTTCGCCGGCTCGCAGGGCCCGGCCCGAGTGCGCAGGAACGCCGCGTGA